The sequence aGAGAGAGATTTTAACTTGTGTATATGGGCTATACAGAGTATGAATAGAAAGTAGGACAATACAGGACAACTCCAGCGAATGCCAAACCAGCTGTGCATGTGCAAGGATATCTGATCAAGCAGCAGTGGAATGGCAGTGGTCTGCAGCCCTCGTCTGTCAACAGGGCACTTTGAATAGCCAGCAGATCTCTAAAGTTTGGCACTGAGTGCAGGCATTTCCCTTATGTTAAACCAAGCCTCTCCCAAACTGTATCTGTTGCAGTATCAGCAAGACCACAATTAAGAGAAATTAAGGATCTGTTCTGTGTACAAGCATCATTAATTAGTAAGCGTATTGATGGTTAATTATTTATGTATAGCATCACTCTGGAATGAAAGAACAAAGCATCATAATCCTGCTTGTGTGATCACGTTCCTAATGAAGTTAATAGTGATATTTAGACTAATCTGTGTGGAACAgtcctggagctgctctgcaggacGTGTGCCCCTTGGTGGTGTTATGTTACCTCATGGGATAGGAAGGGGTGTTGGAGAGATGGAAACAATAAAGAAgggaagaacaacaaaaagcaagaaataaggagaagaaagacaacccaattaaaaaaaaagactatacATTTTGATTGCAtctaaaaaatattattaaaatcaaatttaatttcagaCTGCTCATACAGGAATATTCCATTACCTCAAACATAATTCCAGACTTGAAAGAAATCACAATATGCATTGCATTAGAAAAGACTTACCAGTTGCTATTGCTGTGGAGAGTGTGTGCACAGGGGCACATCTGTGGAGCAGCCTCTGCCCCCAGCAGTTTCCCACTTGTCAGCTGGCCTGTCTGAACGCATGCTTTTAGTTTCTCTGGCCATGCAAAAGCATAAGTGGGATTTCTCAGCTGCAGGGTGCTAATGGCATCCCCAAGAAGAACTTTCTCTTAAATACAAAACTCTTTAACTGATCATGCTTAGAAGCACAGCTGCTTACAAACCTGATGCAACTTTGTGTTCATGCTTAATTTATTCCTATCCACGcatcattattttaatatgatttacagatttctttgtttatttttagggATTCAGGAGAGTAATGGATTTGCATAAGTTTATGAATGCACAAAAATGGTTTTTAGATTGGAAGACtttccaaatttaaaaataataatgctacAGTTTTGTGGATAAAGCAGGCTGGTCACCATGTAGGACAAGGTGAGATCCTGACCTGAATGGTCCATAGGGAGCATTAGCTGTTCTGTCTTTGACAGAACCAGGATTTCATCCTGGACTCTGTTCTCAGTTCTGCTGTACACACACTGAGTGGTAATGAGAAATTGTATCAGCTCATCTCCATGAGATTTGCTCTCATCATCTATAAGAGGAGAATATTATTTAACCATCCACCTCATCCACGCAGTTGTGAGGTGACATTCAATTAATCCCTGCAATGTGCTTTGAGATTCCTGGATAAAAGACTCCAGAGGGATAAAGAATAGGTGCCCTGCCAGCATATGAAAACCTTGGCAAGTTATTGCTTCTGTAACAAAGATGAGtggaacaagaaaataaagagcagaaataaaatttgaaagcatGAACAAGGACTATAATAAAAAGGCACTTCTTTATTCAATTCTGGAATAAATTCTGTATTCTTATGTATGTAAACATCAGCTTCTTCACTGACTTCTGTGGGGCTGGCCCTCATTTTAATGCTGACTGGTAGAAGCTAGAATGGGTTTTAAGCCCAACATTTTTATCTGCCAAGCATCCCCTGAATACAAGCAGCAGCTTAATATACAAGTGATGTGATCTGAATACATCATCCTGAGAGGGTTCACTTCACAGCCATTGCCACCACCGGCTTCTTCAGTTTTAATGGTCCGCATTCCCAGAGCTCCTCTTTGGGCTTTGTGTTCAAATATGCTCAGGACCTTAGAAACTCCTTCCATTAAGTGCTTGCACATCTGCTAGGATAGCAGCAGCTGGCTTCATGCAAACACCTGCCAGCAATTCCTGGTGAGATATTCTTCAGACTTCACAGatctctctctcacacaaacacacacacatacacacacacagagaataTTGTATTTTGCCTAGCACTACAGAAGCACCCTTTATTAGGTCCCACTGCAAAGATTTCCAGCATTTATAATTAGATGTTTTGAAGTGGGCAAACGGGTCTCAAAATCTGCATCTAATGCACAAATGATGTGGGatttccttaaaaaagaaacctatCTGATCAAGTCTCTGAACTGCAGCCTTCAGTTTGTACATCTAGTAACTTTCTAATTGTGCAGAAAATCTCTAAggtaggttttgtttttcttctttctttttgcttgctgtttttgaaaaggaaacaaaggcacctcaaaagcacaagaaaatttataagaaaactgaagatgaaagtacagttcttttctgtgttttgtaggctgatttcctttctctcccgTGCATCCATTCAGTGCTAGGGGATCTAATGTTCCTCTAGCAGTCAGTTCAGTGCCTGACTTTTGACATACAGCAGCTGGGCCCAGCAGAGAACACCCTGAAGGCAAAGCTCACCTCAGCAAAATTCTGTGCTCGTGTGCAGGAGTGGTGGCACAGGAACAGTCGAAAACGTGACAGTTTCTCAGGATGATTTCTTGAACAACCTTGAAAAAAAGTAATCCATGCAGAGTGCATTAGTGTTGTTTCTCTCTGCGGTGAGCTGCACCCCTCTCAGGTACCGATGCTTGCCAGTGTTGACCCATTGACCTACAAGAAAAGGGCACCCCTTGTGGCACCATCTCCAGCCTGTCCTGGTATGGGAATTTTCAGTTGTCTAGCTCTTGTCTTAGACATCATCAAAGACATAATAGACATCACagtggcttaggttggaaaaagaccttaaagatcatccagatCCAAATCCCCGCCATAGGCAGGACTGACACCaaccagatcagactgcccagggccccatccaacctggccttgaacacctgcagggaccAGACatccaccgcctctctgggcaacccgttccagcatctcatcacCCTCTCTCCATTTCATCTGATACAAATCTCCCAAGAGAGACAGGATACAATAAATGACTTAAGCTAAGATCAGTGATGTAGATGGGGGAGCAGGGGCTGAAGGAGGAGCACACACCCATTCTAAGAAAAGTCATTTGTAAGAAGCTGTTACACCTTTCATGCCTCATCAGCCTTTTTCTATGCTGCATGGCCCCAGAGTCCTGACAGGTAGGTTGCTGACACATATTCACAAGATCACAGGACAATTCTGGGGGCCTCTGATCCCACTCCAACTTGAGGCAGGGTCAACCCATGAGGTCAGAACAGGCTGCTCGGGGCTCTATCCAATTGGTTCTTGAAAACATCGAAGGATGGAGCCTGCACAGCCTCTCCAGGAAACCTCCTCCACTGCTTCATTACGACTTTGAACCTCTCTTCATTCGGTGAATGCCTGTAGTCTCTTATTTTTCCTGCCACACACTGTTGAGAAAAGCCTAGCTTTTCAGTAATCTGGCTCCAACTCTCTTAATACCTCCCATTAGATACTGAGGGGCTGTTGCTAGGTCCCCACAAAGttacttctccaggctgatcaAGGCCTGTTGCCTCAGCTTCTCACAAATGCTTCAACCCCTCAGGACCATCTCAGTGGCCCACTGCTGGACTTAGTCCAGTTCATCAGTGTCTTTCCTATGCTGGGCCCCAAAACTACATGCACTACTTCAGATCTTAGCTGTATTCATTCATTAGGCTTATCTGTTTTAGAGCAAGATGCTTCCTTGTTCGTCTCCTGCAAGGAGCAGGTGCTCCTTGACCACCTCCCTCTGAGCCAGGCCACCATTGCAGCCTCGAGGGGAGGTGACCCATGCACAGCAGTGCCACACAGTGTTTGGAGCATGCTGTTACCAGATGAAAATGTCAATTGCGAAGATCTCAACACCTGGgccaaaaaatgtatttctccaTCTCAAAGATTGGCCGCAGCTAAGCTTTCCTGattaaaaattcaaagcaagCAGAACAAAAGCTAGACAAGGTAGTGACCCAAAACCCCTTATCTGAATAGTTTTTTATTCTCATTCAGATCTAATAATAGAAATCTGTAACTGAGATAAGAATCCAGATGAGGTTCTGGAGAAGCCTCGGGTCTCAGGTCTCTGCTTCCTGCACAAATGCATaagattttcagcatttttcaagCTCAGTGGTTACAAAAGAACTCCAGCAGAACTCCAACAACTAAGTTGAGAAACACTTTTAGCCCTTAGATTTCCTCAGATAATTCTTAATCAAAGAATGTATACAGTGATACCATACTTAATTTAATTTATCATACTAAGCCATAAGAAAATCGACAGCTGCTGTCTATTTCTGCACACTGCCTCCTTCTGTAAGAGTAAGTAAAGCAGTTAAATTCAGCTCCTGGATTTTCTGTGACTCACCACATGTTATCCAGAACATCACATAGATGCATCAGTTTTGCCCTGAGCATCACAGTGAATACAAATTCATCTTGATGTTGAGGTGCTTGGAGGAGAGCACCCTCTTGTATATAACTTTTTTAGAACTTGATGAAGAACAGGGCTGACAGCTTTGTGATTCCTGATGCAGGTGACTGGGGGAGTCTGGACTTTCAGCCGCATCTGTTGCGATGTCTTTGTCACCATGGATGTCATGATGTGCACAGCCAGCATTTTAAACCTCTGTGCCATCAGCATTGACAGGTGAGTACCAGGTACACACAGGAGAATAGCTCAGGGGAGTGTAGGCCCCAGATAACCATGTAAGGGATGTGGATGAGGGATTTGCACACATAGCACCAGCATCCTCAGGAACATAAGCTTTCCATCAAGTCTGTCATTGTCTCTACAGCTATGAATATAGTTTAGCCCACAGTGTGCTAGAAGATGTCTACACTTAAGAAAAGGTAGAGATACACAAACAATAAAGCATTATGCTTTGATGGTCAGCCACATCCTCATTCTTTCTGAAGGTAGAAACCAGAATCAATCATCTAGTTCCCACTGAGTAGAGATATTTCCCCAGGAAGATTTACTAAAGAAAGTCCTGCCATATACATACAGAGGGGAGAAGATTATTGCTGCATAATCTTCGGCCCTGTCCTATTTTTCTGTGTcttaaaattcagctttttctaggcagcagtgagagctgggagTCAAGACCTTGGCGCATGTGGTCCACTTATGCCCTAAACTTCCTCCTTACAGGGAtcagaaggggaaggaagaagcATAACATACTCTACCTTTGTAATTTCTGGTTCAAAGCTAAACTAAAGAGGCAGCTCTCAGCAATGGGCTGGACCAATGTTTCTCCATAGGAgcatctttttccatttcagttcagTTCTGTCACTGGCTGATCTTCAAGCCAAGACCCCTGAGCTTTCCAAATCCCAGGCTTGTGGAGCTGTTTTCTAGGGTACCCTGGCACCCAAATGTTTCTGAATACACACCGGTGGGCAATCATCTGGCTGGCCACATGGCCAACACCAGGGAGGGCAGCTGAGGCACAGCAGAATGGGCCATGGTTGCTCCAGAGAGTGCTCCTTCCCAGCAGTGCACATGTAACCCTGGGGGGCTGAGGGGCCCATCTGATACCACAAATCTTGTGGCTTCACACCAGCACTTCTGCACGCATTTCTCCCCAGTGCTGCCAACTaactctgttttcctttgttcctcCCCACAATACCGTGCTTATCATTTCTGCAAACTGCTGATCCAtcatctgttcttcttccttttccatcccTTCATCACTTCTACCATCACATTCCCTGTgttgctttccttcctccttttaaaACCTGATGCTTTTCCTCCCGCCATTCTTACCTCTCCTTTTTCTGGAGCCGGTTTGGTTCACAGATACACTGCAGTGGTGAAACCAGTGCAGTACCAGTACAACACTGGGCAGAGCTCCTGCAGGAGGGTCTCTCTCATGATCGTGGTAGTCTGGATGCTGGCATTCGCAGTGTCATGCCCTCTCCTCTTCGGCTTCAATACTACAGGTAAGTGACATCCTGAACAACAGCACACAGGGTGGGCCTGGCAGTGGAGCTCCCTTTATATGGCCAGGTCATTTAGCATGGAACTTGCAGGTTCCTTGCTTGAAGCTATAAGAAATTTTAGGGAACTGGAAAGAGCATCTCAGAAGATGTCAGGAATGGGAGAAAGGACAAAGGAGAAAGGATCTTCTGAGGAAGAATAGAAATTGAAGTGAGAGAAGCGGGCACAGCTGTTGGCCAGAAGAACAAGCAGATGCATGATGGGTCATGCTAGATGGTCTGAGGCAGAGCTGGTTTTAAACACCGTTTAGGTGACTGGGTAGGCCACAGTATAATTTGCAATAAAGGAGACTGGAGATGCTTGCATTCTTTAGACTGCCCTTGTCCCTCAGCCAGCATATTACCTGCTTTGCCAATACACCAGGGCCTCCTTCCAATAAACTGAAGCAACTCAGccattcctctctcttttttctcctccccaggGGATCCCAGTGTCTGTTCAATATCCAATCCTGTTTTCATAATCTACTCCTCTTTGGTATCCTTCTACCTCCCCTTCATGGTGACCCTTCTGCTCTATGTCCGGATTTACCTCGTGCTAAGACAAAGGCAAAAGAAGAGAACCCTCACTCGGCAGTGCAGCTACAACGCCAGCACCAAACCATGTTTTACACACAAAGTAAGATCCACATGAACACAGTAGGAACTGTCAAAAAGGACAGGGCATTTATCATCTCTTCAGAGGGTCAAAGCACAGAatcaaaagcacaaagaaaggaTATGACATCTTTTCATCCCATCCTTCATTAATACACCATGGTATTTGAGTTGCAGAAGCTTTAGTTAAGTCCTTTTTTAGCACTCTAGAAACAAGATATCTCAAGTGTATCTCTGCCTCTGGATCCAGGCAATGGAAAAGAGCACAGCGCACCACTGTTCCTTCTGAGCTGTCCTTTCTCTGCCAATGAAActgatttattcatttattgaTTTTACTCTATGAAATTTCATTCTTGAGGCTTCACAGACTTTAATGACCTagattattaataaaaaatatttattcatcaCACTTAGAGTTCAAAATGCTCAAGGGAACCAACACAGTAATTTGAAGGGGATCACCTGGTCAGACAAGCCATGCAAGCCCATTTGTTTTAACCATTTTCTCAGAGTAAAGTACATTAGGAAAGGGTCAGAATGTTTAGGGTATCAGGGCCAATACAGCACAACAAGTGAGATGTTAGCAGAGCAGGTGGTTCAACTCTTATTGGTCTCGTGCTTCTCCTTGGAGGGATAGAGGCAGAGAGCTGTCACACTGTGGTTCATCCTTCTCATAAGGCCAGTCCCGATCACTAGATTTTGTGCCATCCCCAGAGGTTAGTCTTACACCCAATAAATGGTACAGGCTAAAAATAACTCCTACAACTCCTCTCATCACCCTTTGACCCAATGAACAGATGAGATGGTTCCAAGTTCCTCTGTGGCATCCTCTTTTGCAGGAACACATCAAGAGGAAAACTTTGCCAAACAGATGCCAGGGCCCATTTTGCCCTTGTTTCCAGCTCAAATGTTCAGACCACAAGATGTCTACCAAAAGAAAGTTGCTGACTGCCTTCAGCCTCCAGCAGTACCGCAGCTTCTGCCAAGATAGATCTCTCAGCAAGACATCTGGGACTCCACAACACAACAGgctggaagagaggagaaagagtAAGAATCCTGAGCTGGAGGTACAGAGGCTCAGTAATGGGAAAACTGTCAGCTCTGTGAAGCTAGCGCACCAGCAGCCCCGGCTGATCCAGCTTCGGGAGAGGAAGGCTACACAGATGCTGGCTATTGTTCTGGGTGAGTGAGATCCAGTTCCCTCATTAACTGAGTACTAACAGGGAAATAAAGCAGCCCTCATCATAACTCTTTAAAACAGCTAAGGCAGTAGTCTTCCCTCCTAAGTTTTGGCCACTGTCAGCAGGCCACATCTAAAGTATTGTACTCATCTGAGTACTGTACTCGTTAACATAACTGACTCTGAGGAATCTGAACTCTTGCAAAGTCCCTCTCCATCAGGAATTAATGTCACCTTCTGCATTTACCAAAGGCAGACAGGTGTACCAGGCTGCAGGGAAATAGTGAAAGGGTCAGGGACGAGGGCACATGTGTAGCCCTCTTTCCAAATTGTTGATTCTCTCTGAAGtaagagtttgttttctttctttaaattcagGGACATTCATAGTCTGCTGGATGCCATTCTTCTTGATTCACATCCTCAACACCCACTGCCTGGCTTGCCATGTGCCCCCAGGGCTGTACAGTGCCAGCACCTGGCTTGGTTATGTCAACAGCGCCCTCAATCCCATCATCTACACCACCTTCAACACTGACTTCCGCAGAGCCTTCCTCAAGATCCTCTGCTGCTGATTGAAGGGCCAGCATTTCTGGTTGTTCGGGAATGCGCTGAACCTCATTCAAAGCACGACCAGAATAAGGATTCATTCTGACTGCTGCAATACCTGctctcacagcacagccctggggagaCAGTTTTGATAACATCCCTCCAGTAAGAAATAACTGGCACCTCAGGCCAGCTCATCAGTCCCCTTGTCAACCCAAATGTCAGCATGCAGGCTGGCCCAGTTTCCCATAGCTGTTCTGGAGCAGTACTTCCATGGTCTCCTTTCCTTGTGGTATTCCACAAATCCATCTCCGATAGCTCCTAGGTCAAAACAGCAGATGAGTCCTGCTAGGCCACATCAGCTGGTCTTATGCCAGAGCAGTCTAATGCTCTTCTCCCTGTACAGAAAAACCCATCCTAGGACAGTCCTGATGTTTCTCCCATTTTCCCCTCTCACTGTACAGGATCCAGAGAGGCTCACCAGGGGCCCCAGTTCTTTCTCCCAAGCTTTGGCTTAGCAGTGCTGTTAGCCACGCTTGTTTGACAGCTTTGGGCATAACTACAAGTCCTCTATGCCTTCTACACCTTGGCTTCTCCATCCAGGCagtgctttctctctttcctaaTACAAAGCCAAAACATTGTCCTTCTCTTGTTTGATGGGTTTTGAGGTGGGACACTAGCATGTATAGTTTGCATGGAGAGATGCTCTTCATACTGTATTGTAACTGCAGTAATCCAATAAAACACATATCTAATTGGAAGTTTTGGTGCTTTTGTGGGATCTGTTTGCCACATTTGCCATAAGCCTTTTCTCACTGGTAGCCCTCTCAGCACTTTCCCTCTGTGAAGCGATCATCCTCCCAGGCACTCACACAAGGTCATTATTAGTGCTTGCCTTTTACTAATACAGAACAAAGCAGGAAAGTGTTTCTCCAGGCCTCACACAGTGAAGCACTAGTGAAACTGGGGAATAAATCAATGCCTGTTGTAAAAGCCTCCCGCAGACAAATTCCGAAAATGTGGTAAATTCATTTCTCAGCTATGCTAAACAGGCATGTGGCAGTGTTATTCCATCTGCGTAGAGGTGCTGGACTGCAAAGGAGGCACTCAGGATATGCTGGGGATAAATCCAGCGAATCAACCTGTGGAAAGATTGCTGCCCCAGTTATTCTCATTAAGATGCTGTCATAACACAGACCACCAGAGACCAGCTTTGGTTTCTTTACATAGAGTTGACAGAAAGGTGGAAAATAGGAAACAGGTCTTTTAAAGGGTGAGTCCATTTTGGACACTGACCTAGCATTTCTCAGTTGTTATGTTCAGTCCAATCTTACTTGAATCTGAACCTTTTTCTTAAGCAAAACCCATCACAAAATCCACCCACAATCACAAAAATTCAGttccaaaataaaacagtgactttttccctctttcaaatACTGCTTGAGTTCTATGCCCCAGTCTTACCACGGCAATAAGAACACAAGTGGCCTTGCAGGAAAGCCCAAGGAGTAGAAGCAAGTGAAAGTGCTATGAGCTGTTGTACTCCTCGCTACTCCAACATCAGCCCTTGGAAGATGCAGAAGCTTCTCTCCCACGGAGGTAGAGAGGGAGCTTGGAGCCTGCCATAGACTGCACATAATTCACAGAACTGGGAAGCCTGCATTGCTGGCATGGCACAACAGGCATGTGGCACAGCCAGGTCTATGCCCACCCTCACTGTGCTCCACATGGTAGCAGGGATAGGATACTAAAGGTCCCCTGTGCTAGACATCATTTGTGATCAAACCAGCAGACAAAAGAGCCAGAAAGCATCTCTGTGGTGGTTTTAAGGAGAGTTAAGAGCCTCTGGAGACAGAAGGGAGCTGGCAAAACCCAAACCCATAGGAAACAACAGTAGTTTGCCCACTAAGGCATGAGGAAGACATCCAAGCACTGCCTATCTAGACATATCTTGGAGCAGTGGCACAGCACACATGAAAAAATTGACTGAAAAACACCATTTACTCCTTTCTCCACCATTTCTCCTGGCAGACATTAGTCCCAACCCACAGAAGGCTGCGATTAAGCCGCTGCAGCCTGCATACTACCATGCCTTGTTCAGGCAGAACCTGTCTTCCATGGCGCCTCTCAGTCTGTGACCTCTCCTCAGGCTGCTGTGTGGCAGCCATCATGCTCCGCCAGTGCCCACGCTCAGCTACCATGCTCCAGCTGTGGGACATGTCATTTTAACAGTCTCAGATACAGTCATATTTGTAAATGAACCATTGTTCAGGCTACAATTAGGACAAACCACTGCAAAGCCTTGCAGAAAGTCTCTCTTCCCCACTATGAAGCCTCCCTTAAGGGACAGGCAGGCCACCTATTCAGCTGCACCTTGCTATGGGTCAAAGCACAAGCAACTCCTGCTTGGGCAAAGAACACCTGGAGACTGCAGTATTTCAGCCTGTGCAAGGGAAGCCAGGGTGGCAACTGCACTCCTATTTTCCCCAGGTTGGTCCTCTGCTGACAGCTGGGGTCAGCACAACCACTCAGGCCAGCAGCTACTCTGGCAAGGCAGCCTTACATAAGATAGAGCTTTGTTTAAGCTCAGTGCAAACCAAAGCTCTGCTTCAGACGCTGCTACTTATCTGACAGCTTTTGAAAAACCCGGTCAATCACTGCCAGCATTTGGAGGAAGGACCAGTGGGGCTGCAAGCTACTAATACTGGTGATACACAGAAAACTAGGAGCAGGAACTGTGGACAGTCAGAGAACCTGTGTGAAGGTCCGCTCATGATATGATGACAGGCTCTAGCAGCCTGCAAATACTCCTGACCTGTGTGGTGTCACATCTCCCAGGGAGAGAGCAGGAATGCCAGTTCTGCTTCAGACCAATGCAAGTATCCCAGATCTGAATTAGCCATCTAGTGAACAAATGAAGTGAACTTCTCCTAACAACAACGATGTCTTCAAAGCCAGCATCAGCTCCTATGACACTGAATAGGAGTTACgatcatacaatcacagaacaAGCCGAATTAGAAGGGACacacaaggatcactgagtccaattcCTGGCCCCACATAGGaacacccaaaatccaaaccctatgtctgagcACAGTGtacaaacactccttgaactccagcagcttggggccgTGGcgcccactgccctgggcaggctgttccatgcccaccgccctgtggtgcagaccctgtccctaacccccagctgcccttcccctgacacaactccatgccattccctcgggccctgtcactgtcacacagagcagagctcagcgctaCTCCTCTGCTCCCCTTGTGAGAAGCTGTAGGTCGCCATGGAGCCTCCCCTTAGCCCCTTCTGCTCTGGGTTAAAGAAGGCATTTCTCACATCAAACTTCACGTTGGTTTCACTCAGTCTCAGCTGCCAGAACCGCAGCCCATCAGCCATGCCTCTCTTCAGTAGGGATGCTCTCCCCCTAGGCCCAGGCAAAGAGTTCTCCTGATCCTCCCTCATGATTCTGACGGCACATCAGCAAGTCCCATCCTGCTAGACACTGTTCTCAGTTTTTCCCTAAAATGCCTCTAGaaatgtgaaacaaagaaacagaaagc is a genomic window of Meleagris gallopavo isolate NT-WF06-2002-E0010 breed Aviagen turkey brand Nicholas breeding stock chromosome 1, Turkey_5.1, whole genome shotgun sequence containing:
- the DRD3 gene encoding D(3) dopamine receptor; the encoded protein is MALFTRASIHLNTTSSVPCGAGNTTEPDLPRSHAYYALCYCILILAIIFGNVLVCLAVLRERTLQTTTNYLVVSLAVADLLVATLVMPWVVYLEVTGGVWTFSRICCDVFVTMDVMMCTASILNLCAISIDRYTAVVKPVQYQYNTGQSSCRRVSLMIVVVWMLAFAVSCPLLFGFNTTGDPSVCSISNPVFIIYSSLVSFYLPFMVTLLLYVRIYLVLRQRQKKRTLTRQCSYNASTKPCFTHKEHIKRKTLPNRCQGPFCPCFQLKCSDHKMSTKRKLLTAFSLQQYRSFCQDRSLSKTSGTPQHNRLEERRKSKNPELEVQRLSNGKTVSSVKLAHQQPRLIQLRERKATQMLAIVLGTFIVCWMPFFLIHILNTHCLACHVPPGLYSASTWLGYVNSALNPIIYTTFNTDFRRAFLKILCC